The following is a genomic window from bacterium.
AAATGAAAACAATAACTATTCGCGGTGTTGATAGTGCTTTGGCAGAAGCGATTAAAAAGACAGCAGAAAAGCATCAGGAGAGCATGAACCAAACTTTACTTAAACTCCTGAAAGATAGTTTGGGCTTGACCAAAAAACCTGCCTTCCCAAAATATAAGGATCTGGATTCAATGGCCGGAACCTGGACTGTAAAAGAAGAAAAAGAATTTATTAAGAATACCGGATCTTTTCGAGAAATTGATGAGGAGATGTGGGATTGAGGAAGATATTAATTGATACAAATGTCTATGTTGCATACAAGCGTAATGACCCGGAAATAATTAAAGCCTTTCAAAATTGTGATTATATCGGGGTTGATGTATCCGTGTTGGCAGAATTATACACTGGGTTTCTGCTCGGAAGCCGCATAGAGCAAAACCTGAAAGAGTTAGAAGGATTTCTTAATAATTCCCGGGTTTATATTATTAATCACGACCTGGATACCTCGGAATATTATGCGCATATCTATAAAAATCTTCGTAAAAATGGAACACCGGTTCCAACTAATGATATATGGATTGCCTCAGTTGCACGACAGCATGGTTTGGCTTTATTAACAAAAGACAAACATTTCAAATTAATTGATGGTTTGATTTTATATTAATTATTAAGTGATCCATCAACACAGGTCAATTTTAACTGTAAATTGCTTTGTCCCGTAGGGACGGAATATTTGTGTTTATTTTTGTGGTTCTTCCATGTTTTAGTTGGAAGTATTTTGGTAATTGTTAAAGTATTTTAATTAAAATGCATATAAGAACAATATTTTTATCATTTTTACTATCAGCGCTCTACTTTCTTCAAAGCAAGTAGAAAAGAGATATGTTGGATTTCCTCATAATTAATGATAATAAAATTATTGGTTTGATCTTTTTTGTGAACCGAATTTCTTATCATTGTACGGCACTTTTTTCAAAAATCCGGATTCTGACAATTATATTTTTTATAGATAATCGGGACTGACGAAACCCAAAAAAAGCCGGCTGCTGCAAATCTCCTAAAAATGTCAAAAAGCTCTATGGATAATATAAACTCTCGCCAATTATAGCTATAATATTTTTAAAACAAGATTAGGGGTTCTCCCGACTTTCTATTTAATCTTTATGATAGATAAATCGGGACATTCGTTTTTCGCCATTTTCCGGACGGAGATTAGCAGATGCCGGTATTCCAAACCAACATTTTGTGAATTTTATATGTAGTATTTTATTAGTTTGAATTTATGTCCGGACATTACCCACTCGATTTGACATAGAGACTAAATTTATCTTGCCTTTGTACATTCTGTTTATTAGTTTTAGTGTTGAATGCAAAAAAATAAAAAAGAATGGGTTGGTAATTGCATTGTACAATTGAATTTAAACCAGGAGCACAAAAGGATTTTAAGAATATTACCGCTTTAGATTCCAGACGTATAATAAAACGAATCGAAATGATGTCAAATAATCTTCAAGGAGATGTAAAGAAATTAACTGACCATGCTCCTGAATATAGATTGCGTGTAGGCAATTACAGGATTCTTTTTGAAATCAATGCAAATAAAATTGTAATTTACAGAATTAGGCATAGAAAAGATGCCTATAGATGACGGAGGAGAGGCATGATTGCAATTCATCCGAATATTTTAGAAAAAGATGGCAAGAAAGAGTTCGTTGTTTTGCCTTATAGCGAATTCCTTAAAATTCAAGAAGAATTAGCTGATTATGAAGACTTGCGTATTCTGCGTGAGGCAAAACAGAATGAAAAAGATGCATCAACAATC
Proteins encoded in this region:
- a CDS encoding antitoxin, which encodes MKTITIRGVDSALAEAIKKTAEKHQESMNQTLLKLLKDSLGLTKKPAFPKYKDLDSMAGTWTVKEEKEFIKNTGSFREIDEEMWD
- a CDS encoding type II toxin-antitoxin system VapC family toxin, producing MGLRKILIDTNVYVAYKRNDPEIIKAFQNCDYIGVDVSVLAELYTGFLLGSRIEQNLKELEGFLNNSRVYIINHDLDTSEYYAHIYKNLRKNGTPVPTNDIWIASVARQHGLALLTKDKHFKLIDGLILY
- a CDS encoding type II toxin-antitoxin system RelE/ParE family toxin yields the protein MHCTIEFKPGAQKDFKNITALDSRRIIKRIEMMSNNLQGDVKKLTDHAPEYRLRVGNYRILFEINANKIVIYRIRHRKDAYR
- a CDS encoding type II toxin-antitoxin system Phd/YefM family antitoxin translates to MIAIHPNILEKDGKKEFVVLPYSEFLKIQEELADYEDLRILREAKQNEKDASTISLEKMKKKLKVS